The following proteins come from a genomic window of Bradysia coprophila strain Holo2 unplaced genomic scaffold, BU_Bcop_v1 contig_138, whole genome shotgun sequence:
- the LOC119074056 gene encoding uncharacterized protein LOC119074056, with translation MKDKKSKRKPATEEIDYEKMDLTYRLFTFLIYEDIIWDTVLKDSIVTCSRCIESMKAKVLQENVDYSVQLSEERAASLGLTLGDETAWAGRFAEEVAEMAKDPEWECSHRNRVAANESTYFVDAIRAGVRQMLATRP, from the exons atgaaagacAAAAAGAGTAAACGTAAGCCTGCCACTGAAGAGATCGATTATGAAAAGATG GACTTAACCTATCGCCTGTTCACATTTCTGATATACGAAGATATCATTTGGGACACTGTTCTAAAGGACAGCATCGTAACATGCAGCCGATGCATCGAATCGATGAAGGCAAAGGTTTTGCAGGAGAATGTTGACTACAGCGTCCAACTATCGGAAGAGAGAGCTGCGTCTTTGGGATTAACATTGGGAGATGAAACGGCATGGGCTGGTAGATTTGCTGAAGAAGTAGCTGAAATGGCTAAAGATCCGGAATGGGAATGTTCTCATCGAAACAGGGTGGCTGCGAATGAGAGCACCTACTTTGTGGATGCAATTAGGGCTGGAGTTAGACAAATGTTGGCAACACGTCCTTAA